One Xiphophorus maculatus strain JP 163 A chromosome 15, X_maculatus-5.0-male, whole genome shotgun sequence genomic window, GTCAGTTTGGTTCATAAATCTGAAGGGAGCATATTTACCCAGCTGTGAGCCCCAGAAAAAGATTTACACAAGTCAGGAATGAGGACAGGAGCAGTAAGAGgaatattaaaagaaatgtttatatcaAACTACAAGCCTACAATCATGGCTCCTAAACAGCCTGGAAATCTATGGAGGTCTAATGTTTTTCCAGGTCTTGTACTTCCAAATTGTATTCTCAATCCAGTTGTCTAAGTTTTGTACACATCCATCATCTGTTGGTTCATCAATCCATTGTAAATCCGGATCATCCATTCATCAATCAATCTATACATCATCCAAACATTCATCTGTGAgccattatccatccatccatccatccatccatccatccatccatccatccatccatccatccatccatccatccatccatccatccatccatccatcttttagTCCAACATTTGACCATCCATGTTACATATTTAATTCCTGAGCACAGAAGATTATTGCCAAAGTAATTCTTTGTATTTATACAgcaatctaaatataaaaaagtgtaGAGTACTGAAATTTGACATGAGAACTATGAAGTAACCCTCCTTATAAGGAATAAGGAACAAAATCCCAATGCCCTGCAACGAGAAATAAACGATGTAAAAGTAAACACAGGGCTCTAAAATTTTAtagtttataaaacaattaGTCAGACTTAGTCAGACATCgtaaaagaaatcatttaagCTCTACAAACATCAAACAGATTTGTTGCCAGACAAAAACACACCCTCAGTTTGAGTTCAGATTAACAGCCAGTTCTGTTTAATAATAAACTCTTTGGTTACCCACATGAAAACTAAAAGAGCTGGACAATAAAATAAGATCttttaatatacatttacaGGTTTATATTTAACTCCCAAACACAACTCATAACTAAAACGATCTTTAAAACATAATTCAAagtcacaaacagaaacagatctATGCACAGTGCAAAGTCTACAAACTAAAAGTCAAGATTTTTTTCATCCAGTCTTGGTATCGTCCGCACTGATCCCATCTCTGGGTGGCAGCACTGAGCCCCTCTGCACGTCCTGTGGACCACTGAACACATTAACGGCTGAGCTGTGAGGAGAAAGTAAAAAGCTGGTGTTTCTACAGTTGAAGGTGTACCGTCAGGCTTTCTGTCTGCTGTACCTGGTCCTCCAGTTTGACTTTGTAAACGGTGCTGCTTTCAGTCACTTTCTAAAGCCAGGcagcaaaacacagaaactgagTTTTCAGAAGCTGAGCAAAAACCACATCTTTACTTTCCAGCTGCCACAGCTGCAAAGTTAAATGTTTACAACTCTGATTCCTTCACCTTAGCTTGCCCTCAAATGCTTGTTCTTTAATTAAACTAGAGggataattaaaacatttaaataaaagacacCAGATGTTAAAGAAGGACTTCTTTTAACAGGAGGTGAATCACTACAAGATTGAATGAAATCATACTAGCAGAGCCATTTTTCCACTTCAGACAGGTTTGCGTGGTTCATGATCAGGTGACCACTGGCATCAGATCCCTCCGTCAGAGGCAGCACAAAGGGGGCTGGAGCTCGGGGAGGGCCCTCTTTGGACCCCCTTCTAGGTTATGTTCCACATGAGCTCAGCTTATCAAGTGCCATTGGAGTCTGTGAGCACGGGGAGAGTCCGGACCGCTGGGTCGGACAGATCTTCAGCAGTTTCTCCATTCTCGCTCTCAGCCAGCTCTCCTTCGCGCTCGCAGATCACGGTCATGGGGCTGCTGAGGATTCTGTTCCGGGCGTTGTATTTACTGCTGGCGGCAGACGGCGGCGTGCGAGAGCGTCCGAACTTTGAGATGCCCATCGAGTAGGGCGAGGATGTAGGCGACGACAGACCCTCGTAGCGGCCCCACTCCAGTTCGGATGCCCTCTTACCTCGGCTGGGAGAGTTGGAGGGGCTGTTTGGGGTAATCGGCGAGGTGGGCGAACCCAGAGCGGGGTCTAATGAGCCATCCGAGCGTGTTCGCTGGAAGCGAGGGTCAGTGGAGCGAAGCATCTCGGCGGCAGACATCCTGAAACTGGTCTCGGAGCGGCTTCCCTTCTTGAGGAGGAGGGCCTTGAAGGAATCGCTGCTGGTGGAGGTCTTGCGGAGGTTGCGCTGGATAGAGCCCGCCTGGCGGGGCAGCGGTGACACCGTCCCCGGAGACAGGCTGGTGGGGGTCGACGGTGGAGACTGGGGCTGGCTCCCAGTTAGGGATTTGTCTTCTTCAGACTCCCTACGTCCCAGAACTTTCCGCTTGGACCTGTGGACACAAAGACGACTTTAACAGTGAGTTCAAGGGTTAAATTAACCACAACAAGTACAATAATCTAAGTACAacacatgtaaaaatatataaaaagtggGGGGATTTCACGTATCGCACAATGTCTGTCATTCAATTTCTTCTGACAGAGCTGTTTGCTACCCTGCATACACCGGCCACTACAACAAATTTTGCTgtacaacaaatattgttttgagaccattttcaagaaaaGTTTTGATAGTGGCATAATAATCAAGTTTGCCTCTCAAACATAATAAACGTCCTTTTTGTACTGAACAATCGAGTCAATTTACGGctttcaagaaataaaatggaaataattatgTGTAAAACAATGCAGAAACTCTGTAGAGCACCATTTGTACCTTCTCATCTCTCTGCTATATTTTCATGctttgttcttccattttattagtaaaatttAAATAGACAAATATTTGCTGCTTCGCCTAAAGATTAAGTCAATGTAAACTAGAATAagttaaaatgaatatatttattttaatttagcaaGTTTCAGATGAAATAATCTAGAAATTGatataattaaactaattttgaTGAGGAgagatatttttataaaactggTTTAAGCGCTTTACACAATTCTTACTTAGAAATAATGATTAATCTACCCAAAGcggttttgttggtttgttttaccAGGCAAGAGTAAGTTGTTAGGTTTTGgtagcaacatttaaaaaatgccaaTTTTAAGCTACCTTAAACACTTTACTCAAAATTTaagcacttttaaaacaaagaaaaggataTCAAGCACCAGAAGGGATCTCCAGAACCTTTTAACAGAGTTACAGGATATTTGTCTGTTGTGCACCACTAAATAGTGTACAGAGTAAAATGTCCATTTAGACCAAAGTGATTAAAATCAGAACACtagagtaaatgttttatttaaaagagtCTGATGCCCCAGTATGCCTAGTAGCGCTCCTGTGAGAATGTAATTAAATGCATTGAAAATGCAGAAGGGGAACCTGATGCTCAAGGTAACGATATGTGAAGGACATATGTAGAATCTGTAATCCTCTAGTCTTCACCGAAAAAAATCCTCCATTTAggaacaggagaaaaaaaaataaagctctcACTGAAGGTCAAAAGAGGGAGGACTGAAAACATGATCGATTATTGGAGAATCTCtcttcaaaatgcatttttggcCTAAATTCGATCTCATCCCTGCAGCCTCCCTCTGCAAGTTGCTGTTGTCACTTGAGCATTGCATAAGATAGGGAACCTGGATCCAGTGGACCGTGATAACGGCATACTGAACAGCATCAACAGTTCTAGAGGTGAACACATGTGCAATATGAGACCGAGCTCCGAGCACGCCATCGATCTCTTCCTCCTGGCCGGTTTGgagtgttttatttcagataagTTTTCTGCTTGGGCTCTGAAGACTTTTCACACAGGATGTTCATcagtaactaaaaaaaaaaaaacctacagaaACCAGATGTGAAAGCTAAAAATAACTTGGTGTCTCCCAGCTTCAATTGCTTGGTCAGAGTTTAAACTCGGCAAATTTTTCCTTTACTGTCTCCAATCAGCGACCGCAttgaaaaatctggatttttttttcctttgatgaTCAAAGGCATTAAATTGTAATCTTTTATGGGTTTAATAAAACTCAGATAGAGGTTAGCGACATAAAAATGGGGATAAAATTCATgaattcttaattttatttttttttttactcaacacTATTACCTCTACTAAGCAACCTGCTACACAAATTTTTATCATCCTAAGAAAGAGAAACAGTCACTGAACGTATGTTGCTCCGAAAtatccaatttattttaaatttctgccCATTTTGCTGCTAAAAATCTCCAATTGTgatcattaacaaaaaaaaatctgtaaatgtcTAGCACTTCCAGAAATCCTAATGTGAAATTATTCTTTACGCTCCGTCCCCCCCGAGGTGTTGTGGAGGAGGAGTGTGCCGAACAAATACAAACAACTCGCCTGCGAGCTGCATGCAGTCTTCATCTTTAATTAGGCTGCACAACACCATACTTGTACACGTGACGCAACGGGTGCCATAAATGCACCGAAAACCCCTCTTCTGAGCGGAGATAAAATCCTGTGAAAATGAAACGCTGTGAAGCTCAGGGAGAAGTCCGACTGCCGCTGCCGTCGCACGTGACCGTGGAGCACAAACTGGCGGGCTGCATGGGATATTTATGCGGAGCAAGGCAGAGCAACGTATGCAGAATGTGTCACAGAGAGCAGAAACGTGAAGACTGAAGATGGGAAAGTCTCCAGTGGCCCCTAACCTAGATTAGGACTTAAGGGTGTTcaatagttaataataaatgaagaaactgtctttttttccctcctctcctgTTGAGAATGAGCAATGATAATGTGACTAAATGAACACAGATGCCTTCATGAACATTTAATGACTCATTTTGGCTCCTGAAACATCGCGTTTCGTCATTAAACTGTCCAGAAAAGGCTTGCTTCAATACTGGACAGTGCTGGATTGGTAAAGTTATGTCAGAGAGGTGAAGAAGTGGAGGTAGAGGAAAAGAAATCAAGTCCTGAACGGTGATGGAGAGGAAGGAGCTTATCAGTTTGTGAGGATGAGAGAATTGGATGTTGATAGAGGATTCGGAAGCAGGAGCGATAAATAAGAGGCGGCTCAGGAgaacaaattacatttctgaAGTTGGACCCTGAGATTAGGGGAGTTGTGATGAGTTCCTACCTGTGAATCACAGCAAAGAGGTCCTCTGTGGTTCTGGGTCGGGTAGCAGTGGGAGTAGGGGTCACCATGTTCTTCTCAGACGCCCCGTTCGCTGACGGGGGCGGAGACGATTCAGCCGTGCTGGGTTCAAAAACCTCAcctgagggggggaaaaaaggcaacTTATTTACAtcttcacacaaaaaaacaagtcaaaaaaaacccactcaTGTCTCCATCTTGTCGCTTTAACCTGGTGATATCCAAAGAGGTGGAATCCCTGACTGTCCTCTTACATTCTCCTCCACTCCATATGTCGCCTTCTCATCCTTCCCTCGCTCAGGTCTGAGCATCAACTGCCTGCAGTCACAGTTTACACTCGCCCCGTCCTCCCCTTCATCCTCTCTACAGGATCAGTTCCCCTCCCTTCACTCCACCATGTAGCCCCTCCCCCCGCCGATCTCCCTCCAACCACAAAACAGCGTCTCCCCTGGGACACGTGCCCCCATCCTTACCTCATACGAAGAGagtgagagagggagagagaggggaggAGGGGTGGACCGGGCCAGAAAGGACTGATTTACAGAGATGGAGTATGGAAGAACAGcccccaaaaaaaagaaagagaaaatgaataTTTGGACTTAGAGTGGTTTCCCTTTTGCAGATTCAAATATCAAATTCTTAGTCTATTTTTAGCCTATTCTTTAagttttaaacataaaagaatTAAAGGAAGACAGAAGGCTCAAAAACAGTAGGatggatgaagaggaggacatatgtataaataaatggCCTGGCAGATGGGTTAAAGATTAGATAGTTGGATTGATGGGTTGAAGGATGGAGGGAAAGCTAAGTGCAACTTTTAGACAATGAGTTTGGAAATAAAGTCTGGAAACACAATTATATTTCCAGCTCTCTTTTTTCACACTTCAGATCTGAAAGGAAAATCCACACTTTTCCAGCCTTTGTTGGAACTTCCCAGAGAGAGTGTGGTGGGATGGGTGGAAAAAAGGAAGTGTGTATAAAGAAGAAAGTCTGATTTTATGCAGCAGCACTGCTGGCCCAGTGATAAGCCACAACATTCAGTTTTcataaccagaaaaaaaaatctaatttcaacTCTAACAGCAGCCAATAGCTCAACTTCTAACCATAGAAGATTATCAAATAAAGCTTAAGTGTTGAAGTTTCTGGCATGAGAGTCTATCCTgttaaaaatgaatacaaaattgAATTCAGACCCACCTATATCATCATCCTTGGAGCTGATTGACCCAGTGGTGCTACTCATtccatcttcttcctcttcttcttcatgaACCTCTCCGTTTGCAAGTTCAAGATCATCACTTCTATCTTCATTTGTACAGTAGGAGTCATCCTGGTCTGGTGATGTCTCACCTCTCCCTGACAGCTCAAAGCTTTCTTGAGTATCCTCTTCCTGTTCCTCGCTTTGCTCTATCACCTCCTCCTCTATCTGCCTGTGTGGTGCATCCACTTGGTCATCTGCTTGGGTTAGAGGAGTTGCATGCAGAAGCTGTGGCTGGACATGTTCGCCTGTGCTAAACGGTAATATCAGAGAAACTTTGGGTTTCTTGGCGACGGCTgggggcttttgtttgatgggGGAGCTACGTTCCTGGTTTTCTTCACCGTTTAACATACGGTAACTCTGCTCATCAGTTTCCCCATTGATGGGAGCGCCATCTGGTGTTTCATCTGTGAAACTGCAGTCCAGTGACAGCTCTTCCAGGAGCTGCGACACAGGTGACGGCGGGGCCTTGAGCGAATCCTGTTCGGATGAGCCAGTCAATGAGGTCAGTACAGTGGGATGGCCTTGAGAGTAAGACAACTCCTGGTCCTGATGTTTCAGACCCAAAATGGTTTCTAGATTTGTTTCGATGTTGTCTGATTTACTGTTGATTTCATTCTCTGGTCGTCTAACTGAGCGGAGCTGAACACTCTGCAGCGCAAACGGGGTGATCAAGGGCTTGGGTGAGTCTGAGGGGCTATTGGAAAGATCTGCCATAGGAGGATATTTTGCTGTCTTCTTAGGAGGAGAGGTACACACTGAAGCAAAAGTAGGaagtggaggaggtggagggggcCCTATGGCAGGGAGAGGCGGGGGAGGGGGTGGACTGAGGCTCCCATTGAAAGATGAGCTGGTATGGATTAGCATGTCTGGGGACGGTGGAGGAGGAAATTCTGGGGAAGTGGAGTGAGCAGGGAAAGAAGTATCCTGCGGAGGTGGAGGAGTAGAACTTGGAGGGGGAGGGAAGGGTGGAGGTGCATTGAGAGGGGTGGTGGGAGCTGAGGAGGAGAACAGCAGTGGTGGAAGTGGTGGAAGGGGACCAGAGCACTTCAGACTGTCTGAGGTATTGGAGGACAGCGAAGTAGAGGAGGATGAGACAGAAACCGAGGAGAGTAGAGACGACTTTCTCTCCGGGACTTTCGGTCTAGGTTTTCCACCCGACGGAGACATGGACCTGACGAATGCGGGTACCGGTGTTCCAGCTGTGGGGGTGTTGGACTGACTGGAATAGCCGCTGGATGGGGAGGTGAGTCTGTGCACCCGGTCCGGTGAGGAGTTGGAGGGTTTGCTCTTTGCAGACACCTCTACTTCCTGAGATGGAGCCCCCTGGGTCTGACCTGCTTTCCGAAACTTTCCTGGATGACTCCCAGCTGTGACCCTATCTGCAGCATGGCCAGGAGGTGTCTGGACCCTCTGGTCAACTTGGCTACGTGGGTAGTCTGAGTAGTATCCCCAGGACTCGGCATAGTCAGAACGCAAGCTGCTGGTGTCACTGGGGGTGGGCGTGACGTGGCAGAGAGAGTACACGCTTGGCATGCCAGCACCGTTGGCACTAGCTGCTAGCGAGGCTGCAGAGCTACCTGCACTGATGCTGCTCTGACTGCGTGACCGCATCACCCAAGGGTCATCATAGTCACTGCTTGGACTGTGCGATGGTGAGGAGGGCGAAGCACCCTTTCCCTTTCCTTCTCTCAGTCCCATCTGTAAGCTTTGCTGCAAGCTAGCAATCAAAGTCTCACTGAGCATACTGCCATTCGGAATATTAGCACCGCTAATGGCGGCAACGCCTCCTAGGGGTTTCTTTGTTGCAGGCTTGCGTCTCAGAGAGTCTGTGCGAGTTGGGGGAGGCGGGGGTTTCCTGGACTTGCGGAGGGAGATGCTGCGGGAGAGGGAGCGGTCACTGTAGAGGCTCCCAGAGTCTTCCTCACCGACCATCTCGCGACACTCATACATGCTGTGTCTGGAGGCTCGTCCAGCTGTGGCACCATGCCCGCTACCGTGACTTCGGGAGCGTAGACCCGAATCCAGGTGCATAGAGGTGTAGTACCCATCGTTATCCTGAGAGTAGAGTGAACTTGAGTCGGTGGTGGTCCTGGAGGAGTGTTCCAAGCTGCTGTAGAGCTGGTTGATTGGGGTTGAGCAGCTGGAGGTCAGGGTGCGGTGTGGGGTCATCACATTTTCAGGCGTGTCATAGATCCAATTCTCTTCTGGTAGGAAGGACGGCGGAGTGGGGGCCAGGGTGCTGTGGCTGTGGATGCTGCTGTCTGAGTGACCCGACTCACTAGCTGGCCTGGTAGGTGTGAGACAAATGTCCTGAGGTGTGTGCATCCGGGTGGAAGTGGTCAAGGATGGGCTGTGGCTAAAAGCGGTTGGACTGGACATCAGGTGGTCGGTGTTGGTAGAGGAAGCCTGGCTGAGTGCTCGAGACATGGGGTAAGCTGAAACTGACTGACTGGAGGACTTGAGGCTAATCACTTCAGTCGAGCTAGACAGTGTGGCATTGGGGATGTAGGAAGTGGAATAAGCAGCATGAGGTGAGACGACGCACGCCGTGCTGCCTCCCCACTCAGCAGGGTGCGTCCCTCTCACTTCTTGAGACTTGGGCCTGGGTAAAGAGTTCATCCTCGGAGTATTCCTCATGTGCACTACCGTGTCGTCAACCTGTAGCTTCCCAATCTGCCTCTGAGGCTGGTCCTCTGCCTTTTTGGGCGTGCTGCTATAGATAGGATCAGCACTGAGAGACACTCTAGCACCTTGTCGAGGGAGGCTGTGAAAACGGGAGGGGTCTCCGTTAAACAGATGGGGCATCATTACGACCCCCGAGCTGTCGCTGCTGGAGATGGAGATGCTTCCCGTGGAAGAGGAAGCAGATATACCGGCCATCTGAGCGGCAATCCCCTGTCCTCTCTGCGCCCGGATTCTCCTCATAGACGGGGGGACAATCTTCACTTCCTCCGTCTGGCAGCTCGAGTCTCTGGTCTCTGAATGTCGGAGAGTTGAGTTGACGCTCCCCACTCGGCCCAAAGTGGAGTACTGTCCTGGGATGAACATGGACTGTGGCCGAAGTTCTCCGCCTCGCCCTTTAGCtgctgtgggggaaaaaaaagaaacatgtgaTGGTGAAAAATCTTTTCTCTGGTTCAACGGAGTCTTCTTCTCATCGGACCGGACTTTCAGATGAACTGGTCACAAAAAGAGATTACTaatttgatttaccgtaaccgTGTCGCATGCGTTAATAGAATCTGGTCTTTGTCATTAATGAGGAAATGATGATAGGAGACACTCTCCACTGCACTTCCTCTCTGAATCTTATTGTAGCTCAGCCTAATAGATTACTGACCACTTCACCCGCATTAACATTTACACACAAGACACGAGCGTGCATGTGCATTGCAAACATGCTCATTCAAGATCAGAAACCCAAGAACATGCACCGAAAGAAGATACACGTACTAACCATACTGGCTTGTGCACAGTCTGAGGAGTGAATGTACAGAGAGAGGATGTCTAATCTCATTTATGATGGTTCTCCTGTTGATGTTTGTGTTCGCGCACTCACTCCTGCATActttcctttctctctcctccttctGTCTCCACACCACGCATACACCCTCTCCCTTCCTCTGCTAAAAGCCGGACTGACAGCTtggctgctgcttctgctgcaaTAGATAGATTAAGCTACATCTCTACTTTGCAGGCAGCTCCAGTACTAAAGGAGGGAGGGGACAAAGCAGCGGGACAATTTCCCCGGAGTGAGCTCTGCCGACACTCAGACGCTGTAGTCAAAGGGGGTACTAACCAGACTTTAAAGCTCCATTCCAATCTATCCTGATTGATCTCAGTgaccaaagaaagaaaagggacATGAAATGCTGCAACCATGTGACAATTGAGGGAAATGTAAACATTAGTCATGCTGCACTGTCAGAGCACTGTGTCAGCTCAAAGAGGTTATTGTCGCTTAACACCCAGAAGAGTAACTAAGGTTAGAGAAGCACATAACCTTTTATAGGAATGGTTCAGATCTTGGAGAgtaatttattctgaagcacaatttccagaaacaaaacacCTAATGTCGCTAGACTAAGAAAAAACTCTATGAAAGCACAATTATAACCACAAAAAGACTTGAAGCCTCTATAACTGGTTGTTGGCTGCGAGCTCAGTTTAACTGGGTGGAGGAGAGCAGAACTCCAACAATGAAATATGAGCTGCTGCAAGGCTTTTGTCAATTACCAGTAACTTAAAATTCATAcacattgaactttttcacattttgtcattacACCCATGAATCTCAATGAAatataatgggattttatgtgacaggccaacacaaagtCGTGACCAATCTTAAAGGGGAAAGAAATTCCAAAACTTTTTCCttggataaaatgttttacaaggaaaaatctgaaaagtgtggtctACATTTGCTTTCACTCccttctaaataaaatttaatgcaACCAATGACCTTTGGAAGTCACCTAATTAATAAATAgagtatgttttatttaatctcagtataaattcaGAGGTTCTGTGAAGAgctcagtgtttttcaaagtggggGATGCGGGTCCCCTGGCAGGTGCCTCACAAATTTGGAGgggaaatgagagaaaaaagcaaaaattaaaaaaaaggtttttaatcaCAAATTTTTAATTATGCTTTTTATTATACAACGTAAACTGACGTTGTATAAAAGGAGCTTTAATCAGAGATGCAGCCATAAGATCCATGGCAgctctggagaagctgcagagatccagaaCTCTGGTGGGAAAATCTGAATGGCTCAAACCAAGTCATGGATATATCACAtggcaaacatgtggaagagaCTAAAGGTTTAAAACCTAAGTGCAAAATGCTTTctgtggcaaaaaaaatcaagctgaaCATACCATTCCCAGGGTGAAGCATGGAAGTGGAAGTGTCATGCTATGACTTGCTTTTCTTCCACAGGACAAGGAAGCATGTCAGAGTTAATTTGAAGATAATTAAAGGATATCAGGAAACCTGTTGGAGACTGCAGCTGACTATGGGTCAGTTCAGTACAAATCCACAccaatattgttttcttttcataaattaAGCACTACTTTATGTCTGTCCTTcacataaatgtatataaaatatattaaaatgttggttgtaacatgacaacatttgaaataattcaattcaaggGGTAGGAAGACTATAGCAAGACATAATGTTTctctttatataaaaaagaaaagataaccCACCAGgcatagataaaaaaaaaaagagagagaaagcttTCAATGGTTGTGACAGAGTGCAGGATGCTCATGCAGAGAGTTAGCACAGAGGGCTCCGCAGAGATCCGTACCTAGCTCCTGGTTGATGTTGTCAGGCAGCCCTGATATAGTCTTTCTGCGTTTGACCTTCTTGGGCCGGCGGGGCACGGTGTCAGTGTTAATGAGGGAGCGCCGGATGCTCGCCTGGCGGTCAAACACTGCCCCTGGAGGCCGGGAGGGCGAGAGCAAAGGCAGGCAAGACACACAGGCAAACAGCACTCGGTTAGTCAGAAGGAACAAACTCGACGACATGCAGAGGGTTTCagggtttttaaaaagctcaacaTGCAACATTAACAGGTCAGGAAGTGAGAGTAAGTTCAAACATTAAAGTATttgttatgttgttttattcttattaacTAATATCAAAATGAGACTTAAATCTAACCAGAACTTCTGAACTGTCTTAGTATTTTGCAGAGACCAAATATACACAATAATGCCAGTACATTAAATGCATtgtaattattcatttaatctACAACTATTACATATTTATAAGCAATTTAGAATCATGTAGCAgcttcagattattttaaaaataaactttaaaagctGCAAAGAGTTCTTAAGGATGTTTGATGAAGAGAAATTATCCCAAAAATTGAAGTTTAACATCTAAATTTGAGtgaatacaattaaaaaatattggcaTCATGCAATAATTGCAAAGTTCTTTACAACAAAATGGTTTGGCAATTggttaatgtttatttctttaaatatgagCAACTAAGGTagataaaggtaaaaaaaaaaaaaacatgcacatggCAGATACAGCATGACATGAAGTGTGCACATTCACACAGACAGTGCTTCATGCCCCTCTCACTCTGTCTAGTTTCCCTTCAGGAAGACTGAAATGTCAGAGTAAACTCCCTTTCTTTGTGCTGTGTGGCTAGCTGGTGACAAGCTGCGGAGCGTCGGGGAAGCAGGATTTGATAGGAGGCCAGATAGTGTCTCTCAGGCTTCTCCTCAAAGTGACAGTAAAGTCTCTGATCTCTCCACGAGTCTGCATGTGCGCTTTGGAAGTTCTCTCGATGACCTGAAGTGACAGCAGCTGAAGTCAATACTAAATGAGTGGAGTAAGACCAGATTAGGCTCTGATTAGTGTCTGCAGGAGCAGCTGTAGGTAAATAACGAATAGTGGAAGAATACAAATAATAAGAATGCttccatttatgttttaaacaccaaatcttGCTAAATGAGATGTTTCTATTGGATAGCAGTGAAATACAAATGACATGCTAACAGGGTTATGTCGACATGTTTTGCTGTGTGTCCATGTGTCAAAAACAATGGGGATCTGACAAAGTCAGCAAGAATCGTCGACCTCTGGATAAGCTGTCAAcagattttcacacacaaacactcactcACACATGCATAGAGGAAAGGTGAAGGTCAAACCCATTCAGATAGGATGGAATAGGAGA contains:
- the nhsl1 gene encoding NHS-like protein 1 isoform X3, giving the protein MPFHQRTIEPRRVSRLSARDGWKPREGSGRRKLRRPVLYSSLDEVGCHTLTSLIQQLSDLSRHASDIFLGIEMEAGMVFRRSCRIQGRLHNLQNEVLKLDPKKVKIPVSNLDEESKWTVHYTAPWHQQENVFLPGSRPPCVEDLHRQAKVNLKTALRECDKLRKDGFRSSQYYSQGPTFSDPKQSTSSLQDDEDDENDRKSTASSVEDDKSQLSVRSPTPQGGSEVGEASEVDGQVVWNKAPPLPTPEEKMRQAAQAVPTDVVPINITAAKGRGGELRPQSMFIPGQYSTLGRVGSVNSTLRHSETRDSSCQTEEVKIVPPSMRRIRAQRGQGIAAQMAGISASSSTGSISISSSDSSGVVMMPHLFNGDPSRFHSLPRQGARVSLSADPIYSSTPKKAEDQPQRQIGKLQVDDTVVHMRNTPRMNSLPRPKSQEVRGTHPAEWGGSTACVVSPHAAYSTSYIPNATLSSSTEVISLKSSSQSVSAYPMSRALSQASSTNTDHLMSSPTAFSHSPSLTTSTRMHTPQDICLTPTRPASESGHSDSSIHSHSTLAPTPPSFLPEENWIYDTPENVMTPHRTLTSSCSTPINQLYSSLEHSSRTTTDSSSLYSQDNDGYYTSMHLDSGLRSRSHGSGHGATAGRASRHSMYECREMVGEEDSGSLYSDRSLSRSISLRKSRKPPPPPTRTDSLRRKPATKKPLGGVAAISGANIPNGSMLSETLIASLQQSLQMGLREGKGKGASPSSPSHSPSSDYDDPWVMRSRSQSSISAGSSAASLAASANGAGMPSVYSLCHVTPTPSDTSSLRSDYAESWGYYSDYPRSQVDQRVQTPPGHAADRVTAGSHPGKFRKAGQTQGAPSQEVEVSAKSKPSNSSPDRVHRLTSPSSGYSSQSNTPTAGTPVPAFVRSMSPSGGKPRPKVPERKSSLLSSVSVSSSSTSLSSNTSDSLKCSGPLPPLPPLLFSSSAPTTPLNAPPPFPPPPSSTPPPPQDTSFPAHSTSPEFPPPPSPDMLIHTSSSFNGSLSPPPPPPLPAIGPPPPPPLPTFASVCTSPPKKTAKYPPMADLSNSPSDSPKPLITPFALQSVQLRSVRRPENEINSKSDNIETNLETILGLKHQDQELSYSQGHPTVLTSLTGSSEQDSLKAPPSPVSQLLEELSLDCSFTDETPDGAPINGETDEQSYRMLNGEENQERSSPIKQKPPAVAKKPKVSLILPFSTGEHVQPQLLHATPLTQADDQVDAPHRQIEEEVIEQSEEQEEDTQESFELSGRGETSPDQDDSYCTNEDRSDDLELANGEVHEEEEEEDGMSSTTGSISSKDDDIGEVFEPSTAESSPPPSANGASEKNMVTPTPTATRPRTTEDLFAVIHRSKRKVLGRRESEEDKSLTGSQPQSPPSTPTSLSPGTVSPLPRQAGSIQRNLRKTSTSSDSFKALLLKKGSRSETSFRMSAAEMLRSTDPRFQRTRSDGSLDPALGSPTSPITPNSPSNSPSRGKRASELEWGRYEGLSSPTSSPYSMGISKFGRSRTPPSAASSKYNARNRILSSPMTVICEREGELAESENGETAEDLSDPAVRTLPVLTDSNGT